The genomic stretch CACAAATGTCAATCAGAACCGGTCCAAAAATGCTCAAAATCTTTAATAACAGCATGGATGCCATTCGTGTTGTAGGTGATATTATTTGGCCTGTCTCTTTTTAAAAAAGCTTTAAGAAGTGGTTTTGAATGTTTCCCTGCATTATTTTCTATTAAATTTCACTGCAGGCACAATATGCTCGCTATAATCCATGTAGACACCAAGTTTAATCATAGGCATAAAATAAAGCTAATAACAATGTTTCCTCCCCAGATAGCAAAGCACGCTTAGCACCAATCATTAAAGCACTGATTACCAAATCCTCTTCATCTAGAGAAATGGCCTACGGAAATTAGAGTAATATTATCCATGTggtatttctttctccccattgTTTACTGGAGCCCTCTTTCTTTCCCAAGTTGTGGAGAAACCACTGTAACAAAAGTGATAAAAGCCCATCGGTGGGACTTTGATCTTGTCTTCTTGAATATTCCCTGTGCCGACTCCAAAGATAGAACTACTTTTAGCCATTAACGTGATAGCATCAAGTGCACCCTTCACAGATCTCTGTAAAGAGAAGGGTGCTGAATGAAGACATCAGGAGCAGCTACATTTATCAGATTTTCAGGAGAGATTCAGGCTCGTAGGGTATAGTAGGTGTGGTTTAAGAAGTGTTGAATTAAACATCTGGTGGGAAATGAAAATATTCCCATTTGTCACCTTTCCTTGGCCTGCGTCATAGGCTACAACCAATCTATATCCTTGCTACAACACACCATGTTGCTTTCTAGTTCACATTTTTCTAAGGAGTCTGCACATCTGTGGTTTGCTATTACAAATGTTTGAGACATCAAGTAAAATTGTACAAATTAAAGTAAAAAGTACTGATTTGACATTGGAAAtgacaaaattacaacataaagcTGTATGATTACGATTTATTTCCGTTTGAAAATATACCCATAAATTTATCATATGAAAACATTTATACAACCTTTAACATTGTATCACACATATTGACACGCACATCCTTGCATTTACAAAGAGTTGCCCTTAATACAtccttaatatatatatatattttttttacagttaaAACATATCAACAAAAACACCACAACCTTCAAATGTCATCAATTAAATACCCAGAAACCCCTTTTAGCCCATGGGAGGCCTCAGGACATGCCAGCTTGAAGCATTGGGATAAAGAAATTAAGAGGGGATACAAAACAACACATAACTCAACAGGGCTGAGATTTGTCCTGTTCCAAGGGGGACATTGGTCAGTAAATCTTTGCTATTGTGTCTAGTCTTGTCACTGACCATTTTTTTATGTTACATCAGGGGAATTTGCTGACAGGAAAATTTGCCATTGATTTACAAGGTAATAAAAGGGGATTTAACATACAAATTTTATCACCTGTGGTCTTTTTCCAAGCAATAACCAACATTTTCAGCTGCTACTATTTCTTCAGCAAGACGTTGTCTTGTGTTTTTCTAGTGATTTGAGCTGAAATCCCACTTAAAGTTGTAAATATCGTGTGTATAAATGTTCCTTGAGTTGAAGGTTGATTTGCTAAAATCCCTCTATGCCTATCTTGAGGTGGTACAAAGGGAAACAATGACCTAGTTGAAAATATATGCAACAGGTCTCTTGGATAATGTTTGGAGGGATTTGCATGTGCATACAAACATACGTTATTTTACTGAACAGTGACAATACTGTTGTTACAATGAATTAACAAATACAAAGGCAGGTCAAACAACTTTGGACCCTATTATCCTGGATGATTACCCTGTCACACAACAAAGGCagtacacatacacgcacgcgcacacacactcacacctgcaGCTCAGATGGTTATTAGACACAATTTACTCCAGACATGGCAGAGCAATGATAGCTCCACTGTCATCGCAACTTCTCCCGTCGCTCCAACAGACTTCCTTTCTCACCTTGGTGTCACGCGAGTCTACAACATCATTAGTCATTACATCACCATCTAGAACATGCCCAGCGGTGTATCACTGCATCACTGTCATATTGATATGTGGATTATATAGTATTATATCCAGTGTATTGTATGATTACATCATTTTATATAAACACGTCCACAGTATCATTGATAACTTTTCTATCAACATGTCCACTGAATCACTAGATCATCTTCATATCAACACCACTACATCGGTACATCACTTCCATTTTCACGACTCCACTGTATCaaagaaatatttgcaaatgagATGCACTGTATTTTGTTTGTTACTATCATATGAGTTGGTCCGTTTGTTAAATTAAATCATTTTCATGTTGACTCGTCTGGGCCCGCTTGTCTCAGTTGCCTCAGCTGCTGTCCCGTTCGATTTGCGGGGAACGTACTCCATGTCAAAGTTGCTCTTGTGCCTTCCCTTCCCACGACTCCATGCAAACAGGAGCAGGAAACAGAAAATGACCACGCCCAGGAAGGACAGGCAGCCCATTGCTGTGGAGATGATGATGGTCTTCAGGTCTATGGGGTTTGTCATATTGTACAGGACGGTCCCGTTGGCCCAGGTCCCGTTGGAGTCTGCCAGGAGTCCAATCTTGTTGGCGTAGAGCGATGTGTCGCTGATGCCCAGGCTCTTCACTGCCAGCGAGGCCGACAGGCTGGCGTTGCCCGCCGCATTGCTGGCCACACACAGGTACACGCCACTATCGTGCAGCTCTGCAGCCTTGATCTCCAGGGTGCCGTCGGTATGGACCGTCACTCTACCGGTGCTTTTCACTGTGACATACTGTCTGTGTGGCGTCACCCAGGCCATGGAGGGCCGAGGAGCCCCGTCTGCAATGCAGTTGAGCCGAACAGGCTTCCCCTCATCTGCCAGCAGCAGCTGAGTGGTGTTGGGCCCAATCCGGGGCTTGGTGCAGATCACGTACCGTGTCACCAGTGGCTCCTTGAGGTCCAGCAGGGGTTTCCCACGGAGGCGCTCAGGGGCACTGCACTCGGGCTGGGGGTCAGGGAGCTGCAGAAAGGGTGGCTTCCGGCCACTCAGCAGCCATAGGAGCCGGCAGTCGCACACCAGTGGGTTCCCCCCTATGAGCAGCGTCTGCAGGCTGTCAGGGGACTTGAACACAGCTCGCTCCACTGAGTCCAGCTGGTTGTGGGACACGTCCAACATATGTAGTGCTGGGAGGCCCAGGAAGGCCAGGGGTTCAATGTAAACCAGTTGAGCTCCTCGCAGGTGCAACTCCTGCAGTCGCGGAAGCTGGTCTAGCACCCCTTGCTGGATGTGCTGGATGTGGCAGAAGGACAGGTTGAGGTGTGTGAGGTAGGGCAGGTTGCGTAGAGCATGGCCGGGGAAGGAAGACAAGTTGGTATTGGTGACAGAGAGCGTGGTGAGGTTGAGGCTGTGTAGTGACAGAGCGGGTAAGACTTCCAACCAGGGCCAGTAGTCGATCTCCAGGTGGCGAAGACGGGGAAGTCTCTTGAAGGAATAGGGCTTCAGGGTGCCGATGCCCAAGTGGCGCAGGCGGAGCTCCACCAGGCTGTGCAGGTGACCCAGGGCGTCGGTGGGCACCACAGTCAGGTTGCAGCGCTCCAGGGTGAGGCTCTGTAGGCCCAGCAGGCCTGTGAAGGCCCTCTGGGAGATGAACACCAGCTCATTGTCGCCTACCTCCAGGGACCTCAGCCTCCGAAGGTCCTGGAAGCCATGGTCCAGCAGCACCACCAGCCTGTTGTGGCTGAGGTCCAGACTTGTGAGGTTGGCCAGGCCGGAGAGCACGCCGGCAGGGACCAGCTGGAGGAGGTTGCTGTGGAAGTTCAGCGAGCGCAGGGAGAGCTGAAATTTGAAGGAGCCCGGTTCGACCACGCCAATCAGGTTATCGCTGAGGTCCAGATCCTCCAGTTGTAGGAAGGAGGAGAAGTTGTCTGGGGTGATGCTCCGCAGCTTGTTCTTGCTCAGGTCCAGAAGCCGGGTCTCGATGGGGATGCCCTCAGGGATGGTGGGCAGGCGCTTGCGATGGCAACTGACTGACTTGGTCTGGGCGGAGCAATCGCAGCGGGCAGGGCAGCCCATGGCGCAGCTAGCCAGCAGTAGCAGCAGAGCCCCACCCAGAAGAGGGTGGCAGTGGTACAGGGCGGAGCGCCGCATAACTTTTACCCACGCTGCCCTCTGTTACGACACAGCTTCGTATCCATGCAGACCACCATCACTGTATAGCCCtgcaacacaaaaacacacacagggaggagTGCATTAGAATACCTAACATGAATTATCCTGCAAAATAGCACTGTTAGTTATACAAAGCTTTACTGCCAACAAAGCTTTACCCTGATGCTTTCCCCCACCATGCATCACTCTGTTTTCcatttcttgctctctctccgtCCTTTCTCAACCTTTCTTTCCCATCACACTATCCACACTTTTCTTCTTTTATCAGCAGTATTTTTTCTGCCAAAAGGAATTAAACTtaaatttaaatcaaatcaaacttaattTAAAGTGCATTAAAACACCAATACACTTTACGGAAAATGGGCAATAACATTGAGctgcaccagctgtcagagcagctcacagattgctgcacctgtacatagcccatatataatttagcccaaacaactacttctttccctactgtatatattttatttatttattttgcaccccattattattatttttactttgcacattcttccattgaaaatctaccattccagtgttttacttgctatattgtatcaaatctttgccaccaaggccttgtttttgcctttacctcccttatctcacctcatttgcttacATCGTATATagatagacttgtttctactgtattattgactgtatgtttgttttactccatgtgtaactctgtgtcgttgtatgtgtcaaactgctttgctttatcttggtcaggtcgcaattgcaaatgagaacttgttctcaacttgcctacctggttaaataaaggtgaaataaacaaatgaataaaaaagtGGGACAGCtgatgtgtaacggatgtgaaacggctagcttagttagcgtgggcgctaaatagcgtttcaatcagtgacgtcacttgctctgagaccttgaagtagtagttccccttgctctgcaagggccgcggcttttgtggagcgatgggtaacgatgtttcgagggtgactgttgatgtgtgcagaaggtccctggttcgcgcccgggaatgggcgaggggacggtctaaaattatactgttacagatGCAAAATGTAAatactatcaatcaatcaatgtgtaTCAATGTGTAAGCAAAAGGTTGAAGGGTATCTAGTGTGTTAAAAAACAAGGAGCAAGTTGTTCTAAGGCTTGTGGCCTAGATTGACCCTGGTCACATCATAAAGACTAGGCAGAAACCCTATTGGATGCAAGGAGGTGGGTGACAGGTGTTGACCCAGGGGCAATTCTGTTCCCCCAGGAGCCGCACTTTTAAATAGAGAAGGATGGGAAAACCCCTCCTATAGAAAACAGGTTGTTGGCATAGCAGATGGTCTTAGACGTTTACCTGAACGTCTCTGTTTTGTATTCTGTTAACCTTGCCTATTATGGATCATACTCTGGCTATTCTGTCCtgttacaattttttttaaagaataaagcATAGGCTATATAGCAAAACACTGTAACGCAGTTTAGGATTGGTAGCAGCACACATTGTCAAATCATTGCAAACAAGCACAAAACACTGCAGAGGTGAGCAGTTGGTAAGCATAAATACAGATATATGTGTATATGCTGCTGCGAGTAAcaattttattttactaggcaagtcagttaagaacaaattcttattttcaatgacagcctagtgggttaactgcctgttcaggggtagaacgacagatttgtaccttgtcagctcggggatttgaacttgcaaccttccagttactagtcaaacgctctaaccactaggctaccctgccgctcaaTCACTAAATAGATGGGCcgagtatatacatacatacatacatacgtacgtacgtacgtcaTACACACAGCACTCACCCCTCTCCCCGACTCTGAACAGCTGCACTCTGGTGTCTtccctcccatccttctccctttCCCACACTATATATCTGCTGCtgcttctctactgttctctcatCTTTTGGTCCTAATTTTTCacaccccttcctccctccttttttctctttctctctctcgtcgtCATTGCTCGTCGTCATTGCCTGGGAGAAGCCCCATACTCTCCATTTTCCATTCCCCGCAGGCTGTGTTTTATCGATCGTGACACAGATCAGATGCCAGGAATGTATCCTTTTAACAAAGAGCAGGCTGTTGCCATAGCAACCACAaaccctccctcccatcccctcttTGTGGTCTGCCAATCAAATTAATGAAAAAGAATAAAGGAAAAAACATGATTTGAATATATTTAAAATAGTTGCTTTATTAACTTGTAAGCATCAAGTTTACAGTCTCTCAACTGTCAGCCTGCCTGGCTATTTGTCGAGCTGTCTGATTGCCTATCCCTCTGTTGGTCTCTGGGTATCTATCTACCTTTCTTCAAGTCTGTCTGGGTCTTCTTATTGGTCTGCCTTTACCTATctggtatctgtctgtctgtctctcttgagactgtgtatgtgtgtgtgtctgtctgtgtgccatttAGTATTTCCGACAATCTGTCAGTGAGTCTaagtctgtctctggatctgtccaACTACCtgtctctatcagtctatcaAGTTACCAGTCTATACATCTCACTGCTGGTGTATCTATTGGTCTGTACAGAATGTCTTGTCAATTAGTCAGTCTTTCTAACAGGATGCCAGTGTGCTTGGTCTGGTCTGGCACATCCTGACTCCCTTGGAGCTGTGCCATACTTTTAGAGCCCGTTGGACCACCAGACTTGTTGGACAGTGGAAAACATACCTGAGAAGGCAGGGTAAGAAGAGAAGGGTAAGGAGTCATTCAGTAGGGCAGACCCACAGGGTATAGAGCTTTTTGGGATTATGTTTAGAATTGGATTAGAGACGCAGTGAAACTGTAGAAAATCTGACAGGCGAATGAGAGCCTAGGGGAGACGCATGAGTcacggtgggagagagagaggagagagagagagagagaaatgcagacAAAGATAACAGGAAATATGTAAAGAATGGAGGCAGAGCAAAGCCTGTGGTAGATTGGATGAAAGCTTAATTTGCTTGCTGAGTTCATTGGAGTTTTATAATGTGATTCATTCCAGCAACACAAGTGTAATGAATTTTATAAGAACCTGCAGATACTTCTAGATTCTGaattatattacactatatatatgtatatacaccacacaaaggtatgtggacaccccttcaaattgagGGATTTAGCTATCATAGCcaaacccattgctgacaggtgtataacatcgagcacacagtcatgcaatctctatagacaaacattggcagtagaatggccttactgaagagctcagtgactttcaacatggcactgtgccacctttccaacaagtcagttcatcaaatttctgccctgctagagctgccccggtcaactgtacgggctgttattgtgaagttgaaacatctaggagaaacaacggctctgtgcttccaactttgaggtaacagtttggggaagcatgacaatgccccagtgcacaaaacgaggtccatgcagaaatggtttgtcgagatctgtgtggaagaacttgactggcctgcacagatccctgacctcaaccccattgaacacatttgggatgaattggaacgccaactgcgagccaggcctaatcgccataCATCaatgtccgacctcactaatgctcttggctgaatggaagcaagtccccgctgcaatgttccaacatctagttgaaagccttcccagaagagtagtggctgttatagcagcaaatagGAGGCtgaatttggaatgagatgtttgacaagcaggtgtccacatatttttgttcATGTAGATTATATGAGTGCACACTCAC from Oncorhynchus clarkii lewisi isolate Uvic-CL-2024 chromosome 25, UVic_Ocla_1.0, whole genome shotgun sequence encodes the following:
- the LOC139383250 gene encoding leucine-rich repeat and immunoglobulin-like domain-containing nogo receptor-interacting protein 2 isoform X1 — its product is MYNCISQVMRRSALYHCHPLLGGALLLLLASCAMGCPARCDCSAQTKSVSCHRKRLPTIPEGIPIETRLLDLSKNKLRSITPDNFSSFLQLEDLDLSDNLIGVVEPGSFKFQLSLRSLNFHSNLLQLVPAGVLSGLANLTSLDLSHNRLVVLLDHGFQDLRRLRSLEVGDNELVFISQRAFTGLLGLQSLTLERCNLTVVPTDALGHLHSLVELRLRHLGIGTLKPYSFKRLPRLRHLEIDYWPWLEVLPALSLHSLNLTTLSVTNTNLSSFPGHALRNLPYLTHLNLSFCHIQHIQQGVLDQLPRLQELHLRGAQLVYIEPLAFLGLPALHMLDVSHNQLDSVERAVFKSPDSLQTLLIGGNPLVCDCRLLWLLSGRKPPFLQLPDPQPECSAPERLRGKPLLDLKEPLVTRYVICTKPRIGPNTTQLLLADEGKPVRLNCIADGAPRPSMAWVTPHRQYVTVKSTGRVTVHTDGTLEIKAAELHDSGVYLCVASNAAGNASLSASLAVKSLGISDTSLYANKIGLLADSNGTWANGTVLYNMTNPIDLKTIIISTAMGCLSFLGVVIFCFLLLFAWSRGKGRHKSNFDMEYVPRKSNGTAAEATETSGPRRVNMKMI
- the LOC139383250 gene encoding leucine-rich repeat and immunoglobulin-like domain-containing nogo receptor-interacting protein 2 isoform X2 yields the protein MLPTVVSCWHPLLGGALLLLLASCAMGCPARCDCSAQTKSVSCHRKRLPTIPEGIPIETRLLDLSKNKLRSITPDNFSSFLQLEDLDLSDNLIGVVEPGSFKFQLSLRSLNFHSNLLQLVPAGVLSGLANLTSLDLSHNRLVVLLDHGFQDLRRLRSLEVGDNELVFISQRAFTGLLGLQSLTLERCNLTVVPTDALGHLHSLVELRLRHLGIGTLKPYSFKRLPRLRHLEIDYWPWLEVLPALSLHSLNLTTLSVTNTNLSSFPGHALRNLPYLTHLNLSFCHIQHIQQGVLDQLPRLQELHLRGAQLVYIEPLAFLGLPALHMLDVSHNQLDSVERAVFKSPDSLQTLLIGGNPLVCDCRLLWLLSGRKPPFLQLPDPQPECSAPERLRGKPLLDLKEPLVTRYVICTKPRIGPNTTQLLLADEGKPVRLNCIADGAPRPSMAWVTPHRQYVTVKSTGRVTVHTDGTLEIKAAELHDSGVYLCVASNAAGNASLSASLAVKSLGISDTSLYANKIGLLADSNGTWANGTVLYNMTNPIDLKTIIISTAMGCLSFLGVVIFCFLLLFAWSRGKGRHKSNFDMEYVPRKSNGTAAEATETSGPRRVNMKMI